Proteins found in one Gammaproteobacteria bacterium genomic segment:
- a CDS encoding type II toxin-antitoxin system death-on-curing family toxin — MPSKSVQFLSVDEVVEIHVVLIERFGGPPGVRDFGLLESALYRPQTGYYEDLVEMAAAMFESLIKNHPFVDGNKRVAFFATDVFLRMNGYKFQLEAKAAHRFLMGLFDSNTCDLEHLHPWVRESIRKI; from the coding sequence TTGCCAAGTAAGTCTGTTCAGTTTTTATCCGTGGATGAGGTGGTTGAAATCCATGTGGTGTTGATTGAAAGATTCGGCGGCCCGCCAGGGGTGCGTGATTTTGGCTTGCTTGAAAGCGCGTTGTACCGACCACAAACGGGTTACTATGAAGACCTGGTTGAAATGGCGGCGGCCATGTTTGAGTCTCTCATTAAGAATCATCCCTTTGTTGATGGAAACAAACGAGTCGCTTTTTTTGCGACGGATGTATTTCTCCGCATGAATGGATATAAATTTCAGCTTGAAGCAAAGGCCGCCCACCGATTCTTGATGGGTTTGTTTGATTCTAATACCTGTGATTTAGAACACTTGCATCCCTGGGTGAGAGAAAGCATCAGAAAAATTTGA